A window of Ranitomeya variabilis isolate aRanVar5 chromosome 2, aRanVar5.hap1, whole genome shotgun sequence contains these coding sequences:
- the LOC143806565 gene encoding uncharacterized protein LOC143806565, with protein sequence MESQKLQKRNKKKNRTSLHRPHSSQQNKLDGALTNEDVLFICLLENSMKSKEKKKKQKTKIDKTGITLPCGLKNLSQYRQKGLGRSLGSVCSGRATKKMKRKRKSVAMKPDNIWPPWKMSNMSDDPFESPVKKNKKKKLLMLSKIKASKSSSSRIKQIGTAPQKISDGKSHKRRNIEATTDPKLVSAPKVNGGISQRVRKHSLLYTSTPLSSPTALPKTKRNIKHISPGKAEDMEGMFKDRQEVFIVQKQFGLTQPCLKKPLNLSLESRIRAKSPSEDIIEVLSQSPLVKPIASKNEHLIFSFNPSKNGQKTKFIQTFLNPLYFFRRKGKSGKANVVTPLLTVNNRGKPWNKKRSEQTKE encoded by the coding sequence CTGGATGGAGCCTTAACAAATGAGGATGTTCTATTTATATGTCTTTTGGAAAATAGTATGAAAagtaaagaaaagaagaaaaaacagaAGACAAAGATTGATAAGACTGGTATCACACTCCCATGCGGGCTCAAAAACCTTTCCCAATATAGGCAGAAAGGACTAGGTCGGAGCCTAGGCAGTGTCTGCTCCGGCAGAGCAACAAAGAAGATGAAACGAAAAAGGAAGAGTGTTGCCATGAAACCTGATAATATTTGGCCACCTTGGAAAATGAGTAATATGTCTGATGACCCTTTCGAGTCACCAGTCAAGAAAAACAAGAAGAAAAAGCTGTTGATGCTCTCAAAAATCAAGGCGTCTAAAAGTTCATCGTCAAGGATTAAGCAGATTGGAACTGCCCCACAGAAGATCAGTGATGGAAAAAGTCATAAGCGTAGAAACATAGAGGCTACCACTGACCCAAAACTTGTGTCTGCACCAAAGGTCAATGGTGGGATCAGTCAACGAGTAAGAAAACATTCATTGCTGTACACCAGCACCCCACTGTCTTCTCCTACTGCCCTCCCCAAGACTAAGAGAAACATCAAGCACATTAGTCCTGGCAAAGCAGAAGATATGGAAGGTATGTTTAAGGACAGGCAAGAAGTCTTTATTGTCCAGAAGCAGTTTGGATTGACCCAACCTTGTTTGAAGAAGCCCCTAAATCTCTCTCTAGAATCTCGGATTAGAGCCAAAAGTCCAAGTGAGGACATCATTGAAGTTTTGTCTCAATCACCTCTTGTAAAGCCTATTGCTTCTAAAAATGAACATCTAATATTCTCCTTTAATCCCTCAAAAAATGGCCAAAAAACAAAGTTCATCCAGACTTTCCTGAACCCCTTGTATTTCTTTAGGAGAAAAGGAAAATCCGGTAAAGCAAATGTAGTCACTCCATTACTCACAGTAAATAACCGAGGAAAGCCATGGAATAAGAAGAGATCAGAGCAAACTAAGGAATGA